The window GGCCACACACCGGTCATGCTGAGGACCAATATGATGATCGAGAGGAAAAGCAACTCTTGAAGACTGGGCATTAAGCAATACCTGAATAGTAGGACGTCAGCGTCGGCGGCGCTTTTCGTCCTCGAACTTGAATATGTTGTCTACGGCGTCCCCCAGGGATCCGAATTCGTCTTTTGACTTCTTGGTCTTACCTTGCCACGACTGCAACCGCGTACGCAAGACGGGCACAAGCTTCATGTAGGCGTAACCTGCGGCAAGCCCGCCAAAATGCGTCATCCATGCCTGTGAGGAATTCTGCATGGCCGACATCAGATTCATTACGATAAAGATGATCACCAGAGCGCGGGCATTTACCGGAAATGGAAACGGGATAAGAAACACCTCACGGTCGGGATAGGCTACGGCGAATGCGACAAGCACCGCTGTCGTAGCGCCACTGGCTCCGACCACAGTAGGAGACACCGATCCAGTACGTATCAACCAGAGCGCGAATTCCGCGAGCGCACCAGCCACGCCGCAGATGATGTAGAAACGGAAGAACTGGCGCGTGCTTAAAATGCGCTCAACATCCGGACCAAAGAAATACAAGCCCACCATATTGAGGAAGAGGTGCATGAGATTGCTGTGCAGGAACATGTACGTGAAGGGCTGCCAGATGCATCCCTTCATCAGCATGGTCGGGCTGAATGCAAGGAGATCCGTTACGATTCCGCCCGGGGTGCCGGCTGAGTATCCTCCCAGCGGAATCTCCAGCAGCAACTGCACGGCAAACACCGCCACATTGAGCATGATTAGGCGTTGTACCGCATAGGTGATTCGGTTGCCCGAAGATTGCCCTTCGTATCTACGCTCGAAATGGAAGTAAGCGCTCATGGTGCCCTGTGGTGACGCCCGGTCAGACGCAAATGCCGATGACTCAACCCATAGCGTGACAGATTCCGGAGGTCCGTGGCAAGCCGCGCGCGTCTCGCGAGTGCAGCCTGAACTCAAAGCGCATCGTTAGTTGAGTAACGTGCTGCATGACAGGGTGGGATGGAGCTTGCGGGGTGGCAGGCTGCGTTTTGACTTTGTGCGCAGTTTGTTTGGCGAGAGTCCAGTCTTGACGGTCTGCCCGGGAACGTGTAGGATTGGGATCTGGCGTTCTAGCTGTGATCCCGCAGGTGGCAAGTTGAGCAAATCTTCGTGGTGCGAGTGGCATTTCGCGTAGCTGACCTATCGGTAGGTCAATTCGCGATCTAGCGCCGATGTTGCGCTTATAGCGTTATTTTGCAGGCACTTACGTTTTAGTGATACGCCTTGAGAAACTCGGGGCTGATCATAACCTCTACGTGGAAGGAGTCAGCAAGGCATGCGAAAGATACGGCGCGTAGCAGTTCTGGGCTCGGGCGTGATGGGGGGCGCCATTGCGGCGCATCTCGGCAATTGCGGTATTCCCAGCCTCATGCTGGATATCGTCCCCCCCAACTTGTCGGACAAGGATAAGTCTAACCCCAAGAAACGAAACGGGTTCGCGGAAGGCAGCAAGCAAGGTTTGCTTAAGGCGAAGCCGTCGCCCATCTACTCGAAATCCGTGCTCGATATGATCGAGATCGGCAATTTCGACGACGACATGGCGAAAATCGCGGATTGCGATTGGATTATTGAGGTCGTCAAGGAAGACCTGTCGATCAAGAAGAAGATTTTCGCGGAAGTCGCCAAACATCGCAAGCAGGGCAGCATCGTCAGTAGCAACACCAGCGGTATTTCGATAGCTGCCATGACCGAAGTGATGGACGCGGACATGAAGAAGCACTTCCTGGGGACGCACTTCTTCAACCCGCCGCGCTATCTGAAATTGCTCGAGATCATTCCCCACAAAGACACTCTTCCCGAGGTGGTCCAGTTCATGGCCGAGTTCACCGAGAATGTGCTGGGCAAAGGTGTCGTCTACGCCAAGGACACACCGAATTTCGTAGCGAACCGCATTCTCACTTTTGGGTGCCAGTTTATTCTTCACGAAATGATTAAGGATGGGTTGTCCGTCGAGGAAGTGGATGCAGTCACAGGCCCGGTGGTCGGGCACGCGTCCTCGGCGACCTTCCGCACCTTCGATCTCGTGGGCCTGGACACCTACCTTCACGTGTTGGGCAACGTCGCAAACAACTGCCCGAACGACGAGCGCATGGACGTGATGACTGCGCCGGATTTCCTCAAGAAGATGGTGGAAAAGGGCCTGTTGGGAACGAAATCGGGTTCAGGCTTCTACCAGGCAACCAAGGAACGCGACGAGAAGGGCAAGCGAATCATCCTTGGGTTGGATTTGAACACGCTGGAGTATCGCCCGCCCATCAAGCCACGGTTTGAGAGTACCGGCGCGGCTCGCAACGCGACCTTGGAAGAGAAGCTGAAGATCATGCACACGGGCACCGACAAGGGCGCTGTGTTCGCCTGGAAGGTGTTCGCAAATACCGCCATCTACGCAGCGAACCGCATCCCGGAGATTGCCGACGACATCGTCAACATCGACAATGCCGTGAAATGGGGTTTCGCGTGGGAGATCGGCATCTTCGAGACCTGGGACGTGCTTGGGGTCAAGGCAGTCTGCGAGCGAATGGAAAGTGACGGGCTGAAAGTACCCGCCATTGCCAAGGACTTGCTGGCCAAGGGTCTTGACTCGTTCTACACCACGAAGAACGGCAAACGGCAGTACTTCGATGCGGCGACAAAATCGTACAAGGACGTTCCGGTCAATCCGAATGCTCTGTACATTTCCGAGAAGAAGGCTTCTGCGCTCGTGAAAGAGAATGATAGTTGCAGCCTCGTCGATATCGGTGACGGGGTGCTTTGCGCTGAGTTCCACACAAAAATGAACGCCATCGACGCAGA of the Candidatus Hydrogenedentota bacterium genome contains:
- a CDS encoding enoyl-CoA hydratase/isomerase family protein, with amino-acid sequence MRKIRRVAVLGSGVMGGAIAAHLGNCGIPSLMLDIVPPNLSDKDKSNPKKRNGFAEGSKQGLLKAKPSPIYSKSVLDMIEIGNFDDDMAKIADCDWIIEVVKEDLSIKKKIFAEVAKHRKQGSIVSSNTSGISIAAMTEVMDADMKKHFLGTHFFNPPRYLKLLEIIPHKDTLPEVVQFMAEFTENVLGKGVVYAKDTPNFVANRILTFGCQFILHEMIKDGLSVEEVDAVTGPVVGHASSATFRTFDLVGLDTYLHVLGNVANNCPNDERMDVMTAPDFLKKMVEKGLLGTKSGSGFYQATKERDEKGKRIILGLDLNTLEYRPPIKPRFESTGAARNATLEEKLKIMHTGTDKGAVFAWKVFANTAIYAANRIPEIADDIVNIDNAVKWGFAWEIGIFETWDVLGVKAVCERMESDGLKVPAIAKDLLAKGLDSFYTTKNGKRQYFDAATKSYKDVPVNPNALYISEKKASALVKENDSCSLVDIGDGVLCAEFHTKMNAIDADMGMMLMEGVTLLNDGKFEGMVIGNQAEHFCAGANIFVILGEAMQENWKAIDEAVNAFQQVNQSMRFCDRPIVSAPHHYTLGGGIEVCQHTAVSVIAGETYGGLVEVGVGLIPGGGGCKEMLRRALAYVPESVPDGDPFPYFRRAFESIATAKVGTSGAEVIELGYLSEWCPIVPSQDQQIKRAKDMVLSFVKAGYRAPKPATLVALGESARAAIRVALYGFQLGGYASEHDVLIGEKLANILTGGDRLPGTKMSEQDVLDLEREAFLSLVGTEKTQQRIQHMLTTGKPLRN
- a CDS encoding rhomboid family intramembrane serine protease, which translates into the protein MSAYFHFERRYEGQSSGNRITYAVQRLIMLNVAVFAVQLLLEIPLGGYSAGTPGGIVTDLLAFSPTMLMKGCIWQPFTYMFLHSNLMHLFLNMVGLYFFGPDVERILSTRQFFRFYIICGVAGALAEFALWLIRTGSVSPTVVGASGATTAVLVAFAVAYPDREVFLIPFPFPVNARALVIIFIVMNLMSAMQNSSQAWMTHFGGLAAGYAYMKLVPVLRTRLQSWQGKTKKSKDEFGSLGDAVDNIFKFEDEKRRRR